From Syngnathus typhle isolate RoL2023-S1 ecotype Sweden linkage group LG5, RoL_Styp_1.0, whole genome shotgun sequence:
cagtggtgccaggcccccagccaaccgttgggctcctccaccttcttgtagcagttggCGGCGTGCTCGAGCCACCCGGGAGCACACTTGCTGGCTGAGGGCACAATTTGGGGAAGAGATCAGAGCACACTCCTTGTTTTGGCTCTTCAGTCCACCATTTTGAGCAATTTGCAGGTCACGGGTGGCCAAAACTTGTCTCGCACATGTTCTCAGGCAAATTGGAAGATCCGGGACTCGACTTGTTAGGTTAGCCCAGTGCGGcgcgataccaaggggggcggcgagtgtgacaccagggaacatgcttttcttttggctgtactagatgaaagggtaattagacatccactgcagtaggtggcggtatcactggaagagtgtGCGCAAGGAGTCTCCGCTCTACAGTGGAGAGCGCACGGAACGTtcgcacacacagcacagagcagggggggaaaaaagtgcagtgggacaccatggaaaaatattgagcagggttgccaacaatcatcccactttgtgaatgctactttagtcaatcagcaagcactgtaGGCATCGTATAAAGCAGCGTACCATATTGCTcagtgcaaaacaaaaacaccattgcagaagagctgatactacctgcagccgtggaatgctgcctcattttgattaaagaacagcacaaattgttttatttatttttgttttgtaggttacacttttttatatattgtgctcctgagtATCTTATTTATTGCTCTTAATATAATGtacgtttattattattttattgtatttatttgtattgctgctcggtggcgcactgggtagcgcgtccgcctcacagctaggagggtgcgggtgcgattccacctccggccctccctgtgtggagtttgcatgttctccccgggcctgcgtgggttttctcctggcactccggtttcctcccacatccccaaaacatgcttggtaggccgattgagcgctccaaatcgtccctaggtgtgagtgcgagtgcgtatggttgtttgtggcggtaaagaaaatggacggatggatgtatttttttccatcataaaatggcagttggtcaagaatgtttatagtttgaatacttataatttattttttaattccagGCAGTGATGCACTTtgatctgttacagactaaaaacaatgttaataataaagttattctttattgtaagttgatctattttttacttacttttttttaatgttaacaTGGATTGCGAGAAATattttcttcatcatcatcacagaaaataattgaaaagcaCTGGGTTAGCCCAATGGCATCAGAGACGTTTACAATTTGaaatgaccccccaaaaaaaaaaaaatcacctttatAAAGCACGGTTGTGAAACAAACATTGCCACATGCGAGTCAACGtgaaaaacattcaagtacATTTGCGCACTTAATGAATTAAGAAAAATTGCACAGAATCTACTGACTAATTTTGTCAGGCTACTTACCGTCAGAAGACAGCGAAGGTTCTGCCACTCCTgcaagaagaaaggcaaagacaGACGTCAGGGTACAGACGGACGTCGGGGCAAAGACGGACGTCAGGGCAAAGACAAACGTCAGAGCACAGATGACGGCCAGCGGAGCATCACAGCTTACTCACCTTTTTTCATCTTCTTGCAAACGTAGCTTCTCTTCTCTTCGCACGTGTCGTGCTTCCAGACGCTGCTTTTAGTGATTAAGGAAAGACACTTGCCCTCTCCGGGgtcacctggagggagggagacaagATCTCAGCGCTCCGCCGTTCCTCCAAAGTGCAGCCCACAAGCATCAGACATGCTTTCAGACCGACCTGCACTCGAGTGGATGTAAGTGAACGGGGATCTGTCAGTCCATTGGGCGTcatcttccgtggtggagacatcggcgcccaaccacagagagggcAGAGACCCGACGTAACCTGTGGACCCAAGGCAAAGGTGGAACAGGATCTAACAAtacattatatttataacgcactttacagtcggaagaatctcaaagtgcaaggacaagtataaaacaactggacgacaaccaggatatGGGAACaggaattacggaaatgctcaagaggtgagttttaagtccggttttgaaagagtcagtagATTGGGGTGCTCTTCGGTGGATCTTCCAGAGATACGCTTTACTGACCCGCTCAGTGAGCCCATGAGGCGCATTTTGGAACGACACCATTCATTCgagtcattcatccattcatccatccatccatccatccatccattcatgacACCAACAAATGGCCGCCTACCCTGCACAAAGACCTGCTCCTCGCGgtcggtgatgctgagcaggttcccttggAGGCGTTGGCAGTGGGCTTGCGCCTCCTTCCAAGTCTTGGCGGGCTGGCGgatcatcaggtagcagaagtcgttgaTTGGGTcgtccagccaccagccgcatgTGGCAGTCCATTCTGCGAGGCAGACGGCGTAAGACAGCGCAAGACAGCGTAAGACGGCGGCAGTGCGGGACACCTACCCGGCTGGCCGACTAATGGTGGCAGCTGTGGAACCCCTCTGCGCTTGGCtgtaggggaaggggggggtgtTTACAAATATGAGCAAATGCTTGATGTGTGCAGAAGGAGCGCTCGGGAGGGGCCTTTGCACCTCttttgcagacaaatggccGCTCCGTTGTGCAGGAGCTGGCACTCAACTCCCCAGCAGAATTTGGGAACGCGCAGTCCCCCTTGGTGCCATCTTTCCAAATGTTGTTGTCCTGCGGACGACATGAGCATGTTGGACTCTGTCTGCTCGGCTTCCCAACGCCCTTCCTCGGCATTTCAAAAGGCATTTCACTTACGTAAGTTGTTCCGTCACTCCACTCGTAGTCGTCGTCCTCCTTCTTGAGTCCCACAAAAGCAGATATTGAGGTTTGCGAGTGATCTTGAGGAAAGGAAGGAGAACAcgagcttcagggcaagaagagcttcaaTCAAATGACGACTGCGGCGGTTCCTCTTGGTGCTCACCATACACAAATTGGGCCTCTTCCTTGGAGTGGACGCTAGCCAGGTGGCCTCCCCAGCCAAGACAGAATTTCTCGGCACCTTCAAAGGTTTTAACCGTCTTCTCGTAATGATAACAATAATCGCCATAGCGGAAGGTGTTTTTGTGGCAGTCGGAGGCTGGGGccgcaaagaaaaacatgaccaTGACAAGATGTTCAAGTGCAAATAAGTGTGCTGCGACTCACTCTTCATTACAGCAGGACCACTTTTGGGCGAACACTTCGGGCAgtctgcatgaaaaaaaaagacctgttTGAGCTTTTCTCTTTCCAAAGTCAACCTGATTACAAACGTGCAGGCTTActcagcggccgtttgcacatgtaggccaacgaggaaAGACAGGAGCCAGACCGCCACTTGCCGGGCTCACCCATtcccccttggttgacgtaggcgcaggacgcaacgtcggcgctgtcgggagaaaagaaacaagcaattaccgttttttttttcttttccctttcccCAAGTGGCCCTTTTCAAAATTGGCTCCCCCGCCTGACAACAACATGCAAAGTTGTGACGTCTTACCTTTCGAGTTGATTCGAGGCCCAGTTGGTGTGATTCATTGTCTGGCCATCGGACCAGGTCAGCTTCTGGCTCccgccttcaaagcgacaccagaacttgtcgcatttctggggggaaaaagaacaaCAGTCCCACTTGTCGCAGCAGTCGACGGCCGcttgcgcttccgtctcacctggttggagagtcccagccagaaggggGTGTCCTTGCCCATGGTGCCCTTCACAAactcctcctcggccgaggaggtgatggagagcaggtcGCCGCCCATCCcgacgcagtggtgccaggcccccagccaaccgttgggctcctccaccttcttgtagcagttggTGCCGAGGTCGCCCCACCCGGGAGCACACTTGTTGGCTGAGGGCACAATTTGGGGaacagatcagagcacactcCTGTTTTTGCCCTCCAGTCCACCATTTTGAGCAAAGGGCAATTTGCGGCTCACGGTTGGCCGAATCTACATTTTCTCGGGCAAATTGAAAGGATCCGGTACTCGACTTGGTTAGCTTAGCCGAATGGCATCAGAGACGTTTACATTTTGAAAGGATTCCCGAACATTCACCTTGGCGCTTGAGAAACAACCAAAGTGCCGCtgtacaaggtaaaatgatgcaaaaaaacatttgtggtggagtacttcataaaaacaaaaaagcacagaATTTGTCGGTTGGCATCCAGGGTCATTGTTTTCGACGCAGTCGAAGGCGACTTACCGTCAGGAGCCGGCGTAGCGTCTTTTACTGCGAAAGGAAAAGACAGACGTCAAGGCACAGACAGACGTCAAGGGGCGATGACAGTCAGTCGGTGGGGCGTTGCCTCTCACTTACCATTTCCTTTCTTCTTGCAGACGTAACCTCTCTCCTCGTTGCACGAGTCGTAGTGCCAGTTGCCGTTGCCAGTGAGGAAGGAGAGACAATTATCCTCGGGGGTACCTGGGGGGCGGGAGAGAAGATCTCAGTGCTCCTCCGTTCCTCCAAATGGCAGCAGACAACCGTCTCCGGCAGACCTGAAGTCGTGTGCACGTAAGTGAACGAGGCTCCGTCATCCCACGCGCCTTCGGCACTGATGGGGACAttggcgcccaaccacagagaggaTGCTTTCATCAGAGCCCTGATGTAACCTGTACCAGAATGAACGACATCATCAAGAGGAGCCGAGCGAGGAGGACGAGTCATCCGTTGAGCTGCGGGTGATCGACTTTCTCAGCTCAAAAGGAATTGAGTTAAGACAGGGGGACCATCGAGAAATATTAAAACCAAAGCAGCAATAACAGTGCGGTTTGCAAACACAAATTGGAGCTACTGAAACAGGGTAGACGCCTGAGGGGATCAGACCTCAACCAgcatctgacaaaaaaaaaaaatgcagatattgcatatgtgtgtgtatatatagcgAAAGGCTTAAATATTTCTTGGTGCGGTTGGCACCAAAGAAGTAGTAGAGATTGTAAAgagaagtgaaaacaaaacctcaactgattacaaaacaaaacctcAACTGATTACAATGAATAAGAAAAGTGAGCGGTGAAATTGCAGAAGCGTTTCATCTGGTCAATGACATGAAAATAGCTCAAGTAAATGTGGGGATAGACTGGTACCATTACATGAATTACAGGCCTGGCCGTATCTCTACTCGCTCTGTTCTCCAAGATCTTTGACTGTTCACAGAAAAACAAgattgaagaaaaagaagaaaaaaaaaaagcttttagctGACAGTCAATATGGATTCCGGAAGGACACGAATGGATCTTATAGACAACTTCAGATGATCAAAAAACAAGTTGAGAACATCAGATGATCAAAAAACAAGTTATTGGGATTTTCATCAACCAAAAGCATTTGACCCAGTAAATCACGGCATCATGGACTGGCTGAGGAGCTACTTAAGCAACAGGCAGCAATTTGTAAAAAGTCTGGAGATCATGTATCCCATAACAGGTGAACAACCTCTGCCCTTGGTCCTCTTCAACGACTTGTGTATCCAACATCATGAAATGATGATGATACAAACATCTATTGCGTTGGGGACAATTTACAGCAGCTTATGGAAACCAACAATCGCCACAGAAATGAATTTAATGTAAAACCAAACTGCCAACAGCAAAATCTTTTTTCAGGtataaatcaaagtgaaaattgACAATGGTATGAAAGAAAGAGTTTCTGAAGGAAAATTCCTGGGCGTGACTGTTGACAATACAAAGCTGCTGGAAATCACACACGAATTAATCATGTAAAAACACAAATGTCAAAGGTTATTGCAATTCTGAGGAAAGCAAGAAGCAGTCCGGACTCTAGACACCTACATATTGCCATATCTGAACTACTGTGCGGAAATACGGGGTAACGCCGAATAAGTCAAGCAATAGGAAAAATAACAAGGAGCATACAAACGCACTTTTTATGGTATGaggaaaaacaagacaaaactgACTACACACAGGCAAAAAGGAATCTGAAAGTGTAtctacttttgttttattgatttatgtGTTGAACGGATTAGGGTGGGTATCTAAACAGctctgcttcctcctactcGAGCATTCTTTGTCGTTGTGGTTTTTGGGTTGTTTGTTTCAGTGACTTAGATATGGCACTTTATAAAgtggtgttttattttcatgttttaaataGGTTCAAAATGAAcatataacaacaacaacaacttgttCATGGCCAATATTTCAATTCATGGCCGCCTACCATGCACAAAGATCTGCTCCTCGCGgtcggtgatgctgagcaggttcccgTGGAGGTGTTGGCAGTTGGCTTgcgcctcctgccaggtctcggtgggctggcggatcatcaggtagcagaagtcgttggtTGGGTTGTtcagccaccagccgcatttctGAGTCCATTCTGCGAGCCAGACGGCGTAAGACAGCGCAAGACAGCGTAAGACGGCGGCAGTGCGGGACACCTACCCGGCTGGCCGACTAATGGTGGCAGCTGTGGAGGCCCTCCGCGCTTGGCTGCAGAAAAAGGGGAGCGAATATGAGCAAATGCTTCACGCATCCAAAAGGGGCGCTCGGGAGGGACgtttgcacctgttttgcagacCACAGCGAATGTCTTGTGGCAAGGAACGTTTCTGTACAGGGTTGCGCTGGTTGACAAATATGAACAGTCACCATTGGAGTAGTAGGTGTTAATTTCTGGGTAGTTCTGCGGATGAGATTTTGGACAGAACTTTAGCGTGTTGCATTCAATGTAGTCATCTTCCCGGCGCATTTCCTCACTTGCAGCGTTTTCGTACCTTCTCTCATTAAAGTTTCACTTTGGTTTTTGGGTTCACTTTGTCAGTCATAGTAGTatgaacattgcaataaaacattgtgcccgccctggcaacccaaataaatgtctgggaaaaacatgcacaaagcaactaaccctgtcagtcaaagtagtatgaacattgcaataaaacattGTGCCCGCCCGCCCTGGCAACCCAAAACGTGCACAAAGCAACTGACCCTGAAGACCTAAAGAAACCCGAGCCACCGTCCAGGATATATCATCTTAACCGCCTCCTCTCTAAAATTAGAGCGCCAATACTTTGTAAGCGGCTGCCCCATGCCTCTAGACAAGACGGATGGATGCCTGCAACATGACTTTTCCAAAGACCTTCAGCAATCCACTTACAAAAAAAGGTGTTCCATCAGTCCTCTCGTAGTTGTTGCACTTCTTCTTTTCTCCCACCCAAACTGCTTCGTAAACTGTATGATCTTGATGAAAGGAAGGAGAACaagagcttcagggcaagaagagcttAAGCCAAATGACGACTGTGGCGGTTCTTCTTGGTGCTCACCCCTAATGAATCGGCCATCTTGATCAGAGTGTATGCTCGCCAGGTGGCCTCGCCGGGCGAGACAAAACTTCTCGCCATCCTCCCAACTTCTAGGCGCCGGGTGAAAAAAATAGCAATCATTGCCGTAAAGGAAGTTGCCATCGTCGCAGTCGGAAGCTGAGGCCACAAGGAAAAACATTGAGGAGGAAACCACGACGAGATGGTTAAAGCGCAAATAAgcgtgctgcaactcactcttcaTTACAGCAGTAACACTATTGGCGGTACACGGCTGTCCCTCCGGGCAGCCTGCAAAAAAAGACCCGTTTGCGCATCTCACCTTTCATCAGCAACGTGACCACGGACGTGCAGACTTACTCGaccgtttgcacatgtaggcgaacgaggaagcgcaggagccagacctccacttCCCAGGCGAATGCACAGctccttggttgacgtaggcgcaggacgcgacgtcggcgctgtcggtagattataaaaaggaacattttcctatttttccttgAGTGCTCGTTCtcaaaattggttccagaacctTTACGCGTGTCCGCCTGAAAACAGCATGCGGAGATGTGACTTCTTACCTTTTAAATTGGTCTGAGGCCCAGTTGGTGTATGTCGTTGTCTCGCCATCGGACCAGGTCAGCTTCTGGCTCCCGCCTTCGAAGTCACACAAGATGTTGTCGCATTTCTGGggggcaaaaaagaaaacagttccaGTTGTCGCTGCCGAGTCCACGACtgcttccgtctcacctggttggagagtcccagccagaagcggGTGTTGCCCATGATGCCCTTGACAaagtcctcctcggccgaggaggtgatggagagcaggtcgccgccctgccagacgcagtggtgccgggcccccagccaaccggtGTGCGTCCCCcccttcttgtagcagctggagcCGTGCTCGAGCCACCCGGGAGCACACTTGTTCGCTGAAGGCACAATTTGGGGATC
This genomic window contains:
- the LOC133154054 gene encoding secretory phospholipase A2 receptor-like; amino-acid sequence: MWKELNRVLLQMAIFWTCASANKCAPGWLEHGSSCYKKGGTHTGWLGARHHCVWQGGDLLSITSSAEEDFVKGIMGNTRFWLGLSNQKCDNILCDFEGGSQKLTWSDGETTTYTNWASDQFKSSCSPSFHQDHTVYEAVWVGEKKKCNNYERTDGTPFFNYPEINTYYSNGDCSYLSTSATLYRNVPCHKTFAVVCKTAKRGGPPQLPPLVGQPEWTQKCGWWLNNPTNDFCYLMIRQPTETWQEAQANCQHLHGNLLSITDREEQIFVHGRRP